One Brassica napus cultivar Da-Ae chromosome C2, Da-Ae, whole genome shotgun sequence DNA window includes the following coding sequences:
- the LOC106381302 gene encoding UPF0415 protein C7orf25 homolog → MEIGEIETAKKRCESVIRTITHLPLSTSITASCRSTLLKLASSELSFLSSLATDPPPQPLSINIGHIELVLWILRHPSITAVSRVCKQIPLPITNSVHVDLVCTLGKAPVWIIVSDRNPRYITWSDNRHGSKGLKSRIETILSAANSTTTLKPSSLILFFANGLPLPVYERLKDRFGAKDFYFGSDSDFDWDCEETLEGGEWVNVVRTRSYKEAVSVEIKLIDGHDSLASPEHIVVEAEVAELSEKDAFSSVLSSMRLKGEDFLVNFDTTALVALVSGIANGCAERILDMPESVLEEKFKGNTVFVIAQARSEVENSVLVRMGDVLSGKRGIVCKSVVSEFEELVSMYAGHNEKQRAEQLLKSLMVVNDNPTERVMGLPTTRKLAMKNKIVFGTGDRWGAPTLTANMGFVRAVAQSGMSLSTIEHSPRALTGD, encoded by the exons ATGGAGATCGGAGAGATAGAGACAGCGAAGAAGAGATGCGAATCCGTCATAAGAACAATCACCCACCTTCCTTTATCAACTTCCATCACCGCTTCGTGTCGCAGCACGCTCCTCAAGCTCGCATCCTCCGAGCTCTCCTTCCTATCATCCCTCGCCACCGATCCTCCCCCACAGCCTCTCAGTATCAACATCGGCCACATCGAGTTAGTCCTATGGATCTTACGCCATCCTTCAATCACCGCCGTTTCGCGCGTCTGCAAACAGATTCCTCTTCCGATCACCAATAGCGTCCACGTCGATCTCGTGTGTACTCTCGGAAAGGCTCCCGTTTGGATCATCGTCTCCGATAGAAACCCTAGGTACATCACCTGGAGCGATAACCGCCACGGAAGCAAGGGGTTAAAGTCGAGAATCGAAACGATCCTCTCCGCTGCGAACTCTACAACGACGTTGAAACCTTCTTCGTTGATTCTCTTCTTCGCAAATGGCTTGCCTTTACCGGTTTACGAGAGATTAAAAGACCGGTTCGGAGCTAAAGACTTCTACTTTGGCTCTGATTCGGATTTTGATTGGGATTGCGAGGAGACATTAGAGGGAGGAGAATGGGTTAATGTGGTTCGGACCAGGTCGTATAAAGAAGCTGTTTCTGTCGAGATCAAGCTCATAGATGGTCACGATTCTCTTGCCTCTCCTGAGCATATTGTAGTTGAAGCAGAGGTCGCAGAGCTTAGCGAGAAAGATGCTTTCTCATCTGTACTTTCTTCCATGAGATTAAAAGGTGAAGACTTTCTTGTGAATTTCGACACGACAGCTCTTGTTGCTCTTGTTTCTGGAATCGCTAACGGGTGTGCAGAGAGGATCTTGGACATGCCTGAGAGCGTGTTGGAGGAAAAGTTCAAAGGGAATACTGTTTTCGTGATTGCTCAG GCGAGATCTGAAGTTGAGAACTCAGTTCTTGTCAGAATGGGAGATGTGCTGTCAGGGAAGCGAGGGATTGTGTGCAAGAGTGTTGTTTCAGAGTTCGAGGAGTTAGTATCAATGTATGCTGGACACAATGAGAAGCAAAGAGCTGAGCAGTTGTTGAAGAGCCTAAT GGTGGTGAATGACAATCCCACGGAGCGTGTGATGGGACTCCCAACAACGAGGAAGTTAGCGATGAAGAACAAGATTGTGTTTGGGACAGGTGATAGATGGGGAGCTCCTACGTTGACTGCTAACATGGGGTTTGTCAGAGCCGTAGCTCAGTCAGGCATGTCTCTCTCCACCATAGAACATAGCCCTCGTGCTCTCACTGGTGATTAG